AATGGCTTTAGAGAGTCACGGGCACTACACACAcatctaataaataaataaatatataaatatatatcccCTTATCTCGGAATgtgtcatacatacatacatggatGCACATGCGAAATAAAAAAGAAGTAGACGAGAAATGACATGAATCAGTGACCGAGGGAAGGGAGGTCAAACTAGTTGCCATCGAACTAAGGACTCATACGTAGGGTTAGGTCGGATGGGTCATTGGTTTTTGTTTGATTGCAACCGTGATTGATGCACCGAACGTACTTGTTTTCGCTTTGTGACGCCAAGTCGGTGGACGACCACTTCATGATTTGGATCCATGTTAGGGTAGCTCTGATCCTGTGATCGAGGTTGTGGTGGATTTATGTGCATGCATGTGCCCGTGTTGTGTTGTTTAGGGCTTCCATGTGGTTGTGCGAGGAGGAAGAGATTAGATATCAGCAAGATGGATCATAAAACAAAGTTTCATCTTTATTTATTGGGATAGTCCTACTTAAAAGGCCCGAGAAATAAATCtatggtatcgcccaacacagtCGATGGTACCTTTAGGACCTGAGAAATCCAGAATAAGATctttttttactctattttttaaatcatttggGATATATAACTACCTCAACTATTTTTGCACGAAGATATAAGAATTGAGTAGAAAGGAAAAAAATTTCTAAGTTGAATGTTATAATTTCTCTAAGTTTGGTGAATCTCTTCCTTCTAAAGTTAGAatgtttctaagggaggagtgaggtctaaaagaaagagaggtgtaaaggttctctcctaagcctatgaaaatgagaaaaagagttgtaaggaaTATTGGTAATAGAATCCGATGGCCTTTTGTGAAAGGGAATCGGGTGTAGACATAGGTtgaaacgatcgaaccactataaaattagtgtgcctccctttctctacttgtttacttattttgcaacTACTCTTAtctctcttcttatttttcttcctctAAAATTGTAGGGAGTGGATTTTTTACTCTTGTAATTGATTTTTGAGCCTTTTAAGtaggttttttttttctcgacAAAACTTTATTATGTGATTTTGATACTAATAATCGAGGTCTCTACTAACTAAGTTAGtcgatatatttaaatttatagaatgaAATTTTGAGTCTTTAACTTAAGGCCaatgaattatatatattattatcaaattaattttttaagataAGATTTTAGTTTCTCTTGATATAAACGAGTTATGTATATCAATCATTATTAGACTAATGTTTTAGATGTAAAAATAAATTCTAGAATAAGAATTTGAATTATCAGCCTAAGATAAGAATTtgagccatatatatatatacacacacatcatTATTAGACTAATATCATAGATAAAAGAAAGATTGTAATGTTTTCTTGGTATGGTAGGAAACAAGTGAGGCTCTTCAAAGAGGCCCATGTTGATGTCCCATGATCAGCCAGCCAGCCCTATCCAATTCACAAATCCCAAAACAGCacttctcatcaaaataagaCTTTCTTAGGGAATCAACATCCATATCCCATTCACAAAATTATCATATTCATACTCGAAATATTGAGTCGAAATGATTAAGTGTCACGATATAAGTCTAATGAGATAATTaacttattaattttattaaatttaatctataagtcaaaattaataatagcatactcttataatttaattaaaaataaataaacttcagcgtgatgaattgctacgatacgTCCTCTAACCCTCGTGACCAATACTAAGTCGATTCTAATATTAGTTATTATAAGTCCATCAAATCATATTGTTTTAAAAAATGAATAACGAAAGTAAAATTCGAGCTTAGAACGATTCAATGATCTATCAAAGTTTTACTTTGgataaatagatttgatgtaatagTTGAATGGATGGAACAATATAAATGTCGACATCTTAGGTAGAGGATGCCGAGTTATTTTTCCATATCATTGCTCGAAGAACAAATAGCTAATAACAATGATAAAATGGAGATCGACTTACGGTCACGAGTGGATGAACGAATCAGCCACTTTCCTTAAGGAAGAAGGCAAATCCCGCATCAGCATTCATGGCCTCGAAGGAGGCAGCCTTTTATGATATGTATGACTTTGACTTGGGTTACACATACCCATTGTTTATAGCATAAATCTATTGCTCTCACCTTATCACTACCGGTCTTTCACCCCAGCGTTGGACCTGTTCTTATGGTCAAACGTCTATGGGCAGAGATTGCGAGTTAGTGTTGATGCAAAGAATCATGCTACGTCAAATTTGGAAGAAATATTATTAGGATGTAGTAAACTCGATTACCACATTGTATTATTCTATTAGATCATTAGTGTTTTCTTATGGACATCCATCACTCATTTTGAACTAATAATCTTCATCTattcttattaaaaatatatgagtAATCTTATAATTTGCTAAACTTGTATAGCTAATATTTTTAATCTTTCGGGGCTCAACATGTGGAGTGAGAATTAATATTCCAAAAATGACTAGATATTTTTCTCGTTTAACTCACTATAAAATGTTTATCTTAGGAATGATAATTGAAATCAATTATCATGGATTATTTTTCTCAGTTAACTCACTACAAAATGGATAATTGAGATTAATTATTATTCATTTAAATTATTTCATCTATATCGGGGGATATTGACTTAAGCGTCAAAAGGTTCACGTTATGAACTCATATGACCTTAATCCTCGTGCAGATCAACCACAAAACATGCACTCAAGTCCATCTCAACTCATTAGCGATCATCTGAGCTTCTCTTTCAATCACATTAGATTTTTTATGCATAGAATTATGtgaatttacattcatgatatgggaGTGCAATCAAAAAGTTAGCAAGCCACCAAGACTTACCATATTAACACAAATATGAGTagagaatattttttaataattatctattttaaaaatattttattaacgatccatgatttttaaattataaatgtcTCTATGGTGGGAACTTTTTCCTACTTGAGcccccggctctgataccaaatgtcacgacccgagctaTGGGCTaattagcctatcaacttcgtttgatctaaatcattgaccaaaatgcttaagctgaaattaattataatacactcatcagatccttataaatcaatcttaatattgcccactttcgatgtgggactaatcagggatgttacatAAGCACTTTACTCATTTGTAATAAATCTCATACTAATTTTAGAAATCTATCAAATATACCTTTGAGATGAAACGATTTTTATAAGAGATATTTGAATCATGAGGAAATCATTAAATCAATTAAGaccattcattaaaaaaaaaaattcatagatCAATATTACCATATTGATAGTAAAATATTTGAAGGAGTCTAATTCTCCAAGTGTGATAAGATTAAAAGAATAACGATGCAAATGAATTAGATGATACAAGATGGatgattaaatttaataataataataataataatattattattattattattgatgagaCTAATGCAATGTCTCGCTTCTCAAATATTAAAGTTGACGAGATACCACCGTCTACACAGCAAAAGAAAACCAAACGAAGGAATCTCCCACGTCCAACCGCGTGAAAAGCGTGCGTACTTCCCGCAAGTCGAAATAATTGTGGATGCCGGTCCCTCCGTTGACGACACGCGTGACGCCCACTGCTCTCCACGTCGCATTCGGGCGATGGTCACGAGACATGTGCGGCGGTCCAATTCTAACCATTTCGGTATTGGGGTCATCAATGACCGTACAGTTAATCTACACTCTCATCATGTATATAATATGAGCCGCATAACTTACTCCTATCGCCCTGCACCACATCCAAATCCTACATGACCATATAATAAACTCGATATAAAACAGGTAGCTTTGGATGAGAAGGTAACACGAAATATACGCCGTGCGACACTTCCGGTTTTGTGCCTCGTAAGAAGGCTaagacaataataataataaatggtgCGTGACTCCTCGTGTCATTATTTTAGCAGTCCTCCTCAGCGCGCGCTTGCGTTGCGTCCACACCTCGGATCCCGAGTTGCTAAACCCACGCCACTCTGCCGTGATGTCGTGACTTTCGTCGTGGGATCCAATCGCTCGGCTCGTGCTTGTGATACCCGATCTTACTTTCGCCCGGGTCGAAAACCTGTCTTTGTATTGGACAGAAGTATCGGGTCCACGCGGGCCCCACCGTAAATACATGTCCTTTCCAACCACGGCGCGGATATGATTGTGGGTTGCGTTTCCTAAACGGTCGATAAATTAACTTCCCTCCCCTTCGTGTCGAAATCCATTCGCGTCCCACGCACACCTCCCCGAAACGTTCTCCCCCCGCACAACAGCGCAGCACAGTTGCCGACGTCACTCGAGTGGGTCCCACGCGGTAGGCGATGTCCTCGCCATCTTGTTGGTTATCACGAACGAGACGAtgtgagctctctctctctctctctctctctctctctgctccgtCACAGCGCCGCGTTGCACCACCGTTCATCCTTTCTTTAGTTTCTGCGTCGTTCCTCGAAACCGGTCACGTCTTTGACTGCCACCACCGGACATCAGCCATCTGAACGCGAGACCAGTGACATTAATAAAAGAATTCCAGTCCTCGGCAACTGGAATCTTCGCCTTCGCCTTCGTCTTCGCCTCCGCCCATTCCCCTTCTCTACTTCTATGCAAGGCTGCTGTTCCTCCTCCTCCAagctctccctccctctcctccccCCCATGGCttccaccaccaccgccgctgacCCCCAGGATGCCCGCCTGATCTTTGTCGGCGACCCGGATCGGTCGGCGTCCCCCGGATCCGGCTTCGGCGCCAGCAACGCCATCCGCACCACCAAGTACTCGCTGCTCACCTTCGTCCCCCGCAACCTGTTCGAGCAGTTCCGCCGCGTCGCCTACATCTACTTCCTGGCGCTGGCACTCCTCAACCAGATCCCCCAGCTCACCGTCTTCGGCCGCCAGACCGCATTCGTCCCTCTCGGCACCGTTCTTGTCCTCACCGCCATCAAGGACGCCTACGAGGACTACCAACGCCACCGCTCCGACATCGCTGAGAACAACCGGCTCGCCGCCATCCTCCCCCTTCACCGACCACAGGCCACCGCCACCGTCAAGAAGAAGTGGAAGGAGGTCCGCGTCGGGGAGCTCGTCCGCGTCGAGGCCAACGAGACTCTCCCCTGCGACATGGTCCTCCTCGGGACCAGCGACCCCACCGGCGCCGCCTACGTCCAGACCATCAACCTCGACGGCGAGTCCAACCTCAAGACCCGGTACGCCAAGGTCCAGACCGCCACCCTCGACCCCGAGGCCCTGGCCGGCGCCATCCTCCGCTGCGAGCCACCCGACCTCAACATCTACGGGTTCCAGGCCACCATCGAGCTCGGCGACGGCCCCAGGATCCCGCTCGGGCCCACCAACATCGTCCTCCGCGGCTGCGAGATCAAGAACACCTCGTGGGTCGTCGGCGTCGCGGTCTACATCGGGATGGAGACCAAGGTGATGCTCAACAGCTCGGGCGCCCCCTCCAAGCGCAGCCGGCTGGAGACCCGGATGAACCGTGAAATCATCGTGCTCGCCGTCATAATGATCGTCCTTTGCTCCGTCATCGCCATCTGCACCGTGACCTGGCTTCACAGGAACAGGGATACGCTCGACACGTTGCCGTTCTACCGGAAGATGGACTACTCCAAGGTTCCGCCCAGGGTCTACCTGTACAATGGATTGGGGCTGGAGATGCTATTCGCGTTCCTCAAGTCCATTTTCAGCTTCCAGAACTTCATCCCCATCTCGCTCTACATATCCATGGAGATGTCGAGGGTGATGCAGTCATTCATGATGACCCGCGACAAGAGCATGTGCCATGAGGCGACCGGCAACAAGCTGCAGTGCAGGGCATTGAACATAAACGAGGATTTAGGGCAGATCAAGTACGTGTTCTCGGATAAGACCGGCACGCTCACGGAGAACAAGATGGTCTTCCAGTGTGCCAGTATTTACGGGGTCGAttacaatgacggagtgcctctgTCACCGGGCGAGATCGCTCCTCATCCCGCCATTGGTAAGCTCTACATGTTCTTGGTCAATGAACTGGAACTGTTTGATGAATTGCTTCTATCATGTTGCTAGGTGTTGGTGGTGAAGTATTGAGGCCAAAAGTCATCGTCGACACCGATCGCAATCTCCTGAGACTGTTGGAAACAGGGAGGGATACAGAGGCAGGACTTCATGCTCTTGATTTCTTCCTTGCATTGGCTACTTGCAACACCATCGTGCCTCAGGTAGTGGACACATCTGACCCGGGAGTGAAGTCGATTGACTATCAGGGCGAGTCGCCCGACGAGCAGGCCCTCGTGTATGCTGCTGCAGCCTATGGTTTTGTGCTAATCGAAAAAACATCTGGGCATATCACCATTGATGTTCTTGGGGAGAGACAAAGGTACTCGCCTAAATTCTGGTCATGGTAGTTCTGAATTCTTGATACTATATAAATTGCTTGATGTTTACTCTTAATCTGGATAACACCAGATTTCTATCAATCAGGAGAGTTAAGACATGTTGCAGGGCATTTAGATCATAACTAGGTTTCGTTGATCCTTGTGAATCCTTGAAATTAAGGTGGTCTTCCAAGGAATCCAAACTCTCGAATGTATCATAAAATCCTATTTCCAAATCATCACTAGTATGGAGTAGATTAATTCATAAGAAAATTACCATCATGCTGTCTCCATGTTCTTCATTCTTTTCAAGTAGGAGTTGCCTTTGTTGCCTTCAATAATTTCTATTTTGAAAATTGATTTTCTTAGCTTCTGACAGATATTGCTTTATTACTCTCGAATATTGTAATGAAGCCTGTTTCATTATAGCGAAAATAAAGATAGTAAATAGAAAGCTCAAAGAATTCTACACAATGTGATTCTTGCCAGAAAGATGATTTCTATCTCGAAAGGCTATCTCACTAGTTCATGTGGTTGATTTGTTTTTATCTGCAAATGTGGCTCATTTGTTTCGCAAATGGCAAATGACCGAATGATTTGCTGCACCAGATGTTTTTATCTGTACAATTTGGTTTCGTTCTACCATCTCTTTGCAGAAGCCTTAATTTTCTTGGATCCTGTTATTGTTGTTCATGTAGGTTTGAGGTTCTGGGCCTTCATGAGTTTGACAGTGACCGAAAGAGAATGTCAGCGGTAATTTGCTGTCCCGACAAGTCTATAAAATTATTTGTTAAAGGTGCAGACAGTGCAATGTTCAGCATTCTTGATAAATCCTTCGATTCGGAGATAATACAGGCGACTGAGATGCATCTTCATGCCTACTCTTCCTTGGGGTTAAGGACTTTGGTAATCGGCATGCGGGATTTAAGTGGCACAGAGTTTGAAAACTGGAAGCTTTCTTATGATAAAGCAAGCACATCATTAGCTGGAAGGGCAGACCTTCTCCGAGATGTCGCAATCAAGGTAGAGTCTGATATCCGGATCTTGGGAGCCACTGGAATTGAAGATAAACTGCAGCAAGGTGTGCCTGAGGCCATAGAATCTCTGAGAGAGGCTGGAATCAAGGTCTGGGTTCTAACAGGGGACAAACAGGAAACTGCTATATCTATCGGCTATTCATGCAAGCTTCTATCAGACGATATGACCAAGATCATAATCAACAGCCATTCCAAGGAGTCCTGTAAACAGAGTCTTGAAGATGCCACTTCCAATTGCAACCAACTGACAAAGTTGAGAACACGGACCGATGAAGGTGGCAATGATTCTGCTAGAGTTCTTGTGGCCTTAATTATCGATGGCCCTACTTTATTTCACATTCTTGAAACTGAATTAGAAGATGAGGTAATTGCTAAATAGGTTATTGCCTTTGCTGGTTCTGCTTACTTACTGATGCTATCTAATCTCGGTGAGGCAGCTGTACAGGTTAGCCACTTCGTGCGATGTGGTTTTGTGTTGCCGAGTGGCTCCACTGCAGAAGGCTGGTATAGTCGCGCTTATGAAGAAGAGAACAAACGACATGACACTTTCTATTGGTGATGGTAAGAATCCTCTGTTGCATTGTTTCTATTGGTGATGTTACTTGTTACATGATCTTTTCCTCATCGACCAGGTGCTAATGATGTATCAATGATTCAAATGGCTGATGTTGGCGTTGGCATCAGTGGTCAGGAGGGCCGACAAGCAGTAATGGCATCGGATTTTGCCATGGGGCAGTTCAGGTTTTTGGTTCCTCTTCTACTGGTTCATGGTCACTGGAATTACCAGAGGATAGGTTACATGATCCGCTACAACTTTTACAGGAATGCCGTGTTTGTATTCATGATTTACTGGTAAGCATCAGAAGTAATACTCAAATTGGTCAGCTTTTTTCCATTTATCATGCGCAGAAATCTCTCACTGCAATTGTTGCCTTTTCTACTTAAGATATCCTATTTGAGTATCAACTTTTTTGTATCTCAGTTACAAGGTTTTGGATAATCTTTCTAAGTAGTACTTGTGATgtctttgaatttatgaaatcaCACTTTGTTTTAACTTTGAATAGGTAATCAGGCAAAACTATTTAATAAAAAAGAGAATCCTTTACAATAAATGGATTAGATTTAAGTCTCATGATTAcatttaattttttgataataCTCCTGTTTTTTGTATGAGTGTATGTGTATAGGTTTCAACATTTTGAGATTCTTTTGAAACGGTGGACACCATTGATTTGTTGGAAAAATACATTCACTTAACCTAAATTGCTGTTAACTGCAGGTACACATTTTTCTCAGCAGTCAGCTTGATGAATCCTATCAACGAGATCAGTGGGTTGCTATTTTCAGCTGTTTATACTGCACTTCCGACCGTAATGGTTGGAATATATGACCAGGATTTGAGTCGAAGAACACTGCTTGCGTACCCAGAACTCTACGGACCAGGGCTTCGAGATGAACATTATAACCTGAAGCTGTTTATTCTGATCATGATGGATTCAATTTGGCAGAGTCTTGTCATTGTCTTTGTTCCCTTTTATTTCTATTCAGAGAGTTCATTGGATGAAGCCAGCTTAGGAGATATATGGATCATTTCAGTGGTTCTGTTGGTCAACATACACTTGGCTATGGATGTGTTCAGGTGGAACTGGATTCTAATTGTGACCTTTTTGGGTGTCACATCCATAGCAATGGGCTGTATTATCGCGATAGATGCATCGCCTTCAGCACCTGGTTACTGGTAATTTCTTGCAACACTTTCCTTCAGTATCACATTTTCATGTAATCCTCAGTGTCAATCCCGATACCATACTTGAAGTCATTCAGTGattgcatacatacatacatacatacatacatacatctaatatatattttttcatatgcCAGGGCAATCAATAATCTAATGGCTACCGAATTATTCTGGCTCTGCTTACTTTGTGTCGTGGTGTTTGCATTGCTTCCGCGAATTGTGGTTAAGGTGTTTGCAGCATACATACGGCCCGACGATATCCAAATTGCAAGGGAAATTGAGAAGTTTGCGAAGCAAAACAATGACAGTGCTTTGGAAGCTCCATTGCAGTCCTCTACAGATCCTCAGCTGGAGAATACctaatcttgttttttttttttttggttctaaTTTCTTGTTTACTTTGCACATTAGCAGATTATTTAGCTGTTAGATGCTTACTGAACTTTGTTTGCTTATTCATTAGGGTGATCACATCCCTTTATTTCATGTACTAAACCAAATTTTGGATTAGTTTCATTCTGCTGCTACTTAAGGTTTGGAGCGTTTCTTGTTGCAAGGATTGTCCATTTAGTGTAGTAACTGAACCAAATTTAGTGTTCTTACCATTTATAACTGGATGAGCTGTAAATCCATAATTATTTCTATGATTCTCTCAAACATAAATTAATCTTCTATGGCTCTCCATCACTCTTatataattatgtttataattCTCTCAAACATAAATTAATCTTCTATGGCTCTTCATCACTTTATATCATTCTTAAATTAAACGATTAAAATCTGCTAATAGAACATTTGTCTCGTAATATTCTCTTCGAACCAAACTAATTAGCAGATGAGTTACTTGCATTAGATTGGTGCAGCAATAATTCCATATTATCTTCCACAGCTGCCTCTTCCGTTTTCTTCTCTCACCACAAGACAGAAGAAAAAATGCCATGAGACCGAGAGAGTCACATCTGTCATTCAAGAGGGAACGTTCATTGCTCCTCGGAAATATACCTAGAATTTCATATCTAATCTTTTTTCCCAAACAAAGTCTTGGTTGGTTGTGTTGGCATGGTGGAAACACCCCTTAATGGCAGTGGTATTGGTACGGAAGGCTCAGCATTCGTCGACCTCTTTCCCGACCTTCCATGACAACACCATCCTTAATCAATGGAGTTGAGCATTCTAAGCCATCTTGGACGCATACGTCCTCCATTTGATTTGATTTAGGAACGAGGAaaagtcacacacacacacacacacacacacacacacccccacATCCATGCTCTTCTTGGTTGGCAAGATTTGACCGTGAAAGACATCGAAGTGACCGGTTGGGACAGGAAGATTTGTGGATGCCAGATATGATGTTGGGTGCAGTGCGGAATAATTAATAGTAAGATTATTACGTTGTTGATTTGCAAAAGGGAGTTGTGAGATGATGGGGGAGAAAGATGAGAGTCGCAAGTACATGGAAAGGAGCTTCACGTTGTCTTCATatgataagttggttcatgtcattttcctatTTCCTCCAATTTTTAGGTCCTGAAAGTATGTGATACAAAATTTATTAGTTCGATAAGTGATAGAAAGAATATTCATAGCCTCTCGAATCTGTCATGTTATCATCATGCATCAAGAAATCTGTAATCATGTAAGACCGGCATACTTAACCTCATCACCCTCAGCTATGGTGAATGAATGATACAGCCCCCACACTGTGTTCCTTGTGGTGTGGGATGAACTATGAAGTATGAACACCTGAATTGTTTTTGGTTTGTGGATGGATGGTGAAGGACCTGCCATCCTACTTTGATAGGGATGCATGCCAAGTAAACtatggctcttcttcttcttcttcttcctttcgactgtagcttcttcttttataTGTGTTTCAGTGAAGCATCTGTTCTTGGTTGTGCCCACCCTGTACTTGAGGACGATAAAACTATGGAACATACATGTGCACTGTGTTCCCAGACAAATGATGTAACTCGAGAGCTCGCCGACCTCCCTTGCTGACATCAATGCATCAGTTCAGGCTACAGATGTACAGAACCAGGCAAATAAATAAAAGCTTTGTTGGAGCTTCTGCACCTTCTCCCGAATCATGGATGCCACCATGCACACACCACCGGGGCTGCTCTTCTGACGCCGTTGTCTGTGCATGAACTCCACGCACTTTGGACCCGAACTCCAAGAACGAGAACCTCCGAGGGAGAGGAAGATGATGATGCTGCCTAAAAGATTTGGATTGCCATCTCTCACACACAAAAATGTTTGCTTGTTTAGCTCGTAAAGATTTCGGTCTTTGTCTGCCGACGTTACGGTCGATTTCTACAGAGGATGTAACGGAGATACTCGTTGAGAGGTCTAAGGTTCTTTTAGGGCACATGCTTTGAGAAGGGTTGGCTTTAGAGAATGGTGCATGCACCCTCGGACTCTTTAGATTACCCTATTTCCAGAGAAAAGATGCATGGCGAAAGCCGAACTACATGAACTCAATTGCAATCCATTAAGTTCATCATCAAGCACTTCTACCTCTCCCCATGTTTATAGAATTCGTTTCGGCGTCAAGGCATCTATGAGTAGCTAGATTGACTGACCATCAAGATGGAAGATGCGTGGTTTAGGTATCATCCATTTGATCTACGAAAACCTCAAAGTAGAAGTAGGGATTCACATAAGAAACTCAAGAACGAGATCCTTTTGTCTCAGCAATGTTGTGGAGGCAAGCAGCAGCTCATACAGAACTTGTAGCCGCACAGCGACCACTTTTGGCGTATGCTATGCATCAGAAGTGAGAAATCAATAGATTACTTAGCAACATATCCGACAATTAGCCAAAGGGCTGTTTGCTTGAGCTTTGATCAGATGTGCTTTAGGAACACTGTTGTGTGTGACATGGTTTGGTGCCGAAAGGATTTTTAACGAGGGAAGGGGAAAAAGGTGATGATCGAAAGATGCTTTGTCCACATCAATGATGATTTCATATGTTTTGTTTGCTTACCCATTTTTCTTTGCAGTACAGAGAAGACCTGTCACATGGTTCTTCAGTTGGAATCAATAAACAACATGCAGTGCATACGTCCAATCAAGACAGAGAAAATGAAACAATTTGGCAAGCTTAAAGCCATCATATATAAGTGTGAGTCTGGCACATGGAGGGAACATAAAGTGACCAGCAACCATTTGTTTATGTCAAACTGGATTGTGCATGCATGAGAACTTTGTCATGGCTTGATCAGTTCTTTGTGTCTCAGGAGGCATATGCATGTTCTGATCACAGAACAAACCAAGTGTGCAAGTGTTCACCAAAAGGACAAACATGACCTACTCTCTCCTTCCTGGTGATCCAATGGAGTCCTCCCCCATTCACATCACGTATGATGGTAAGAACAAGGTTGTTGTTTGGATTATATTGCTCAGTAATCTCCCAGTTTAAGAGCTTTGGTGAAGAAGATGACAATAAAGAAGTATATTTTACCGTAGGGGAAGTAATTGTCTCTGTGAGTTTGCCGAGCTTTTCGATATCCTCTACGTCAGATGAGCTTGCCTTGCTTCCTGTGGTTCGCTTTTAGATATCAACCAACGTACAGTTCCATTGGTATCATAAACAATGCAGCCAGGTGAGTGCAGCAGCACTAATTCTCTTATGATGCTCACTAGTTCTTGCATGTACAGTCGATGATGCTGTGTCTTCTTTATGAGGAACTAATGATGCTGTGGTTGGCTCGTAAACCCTAGAAGATGGTGCCTTAGAAACATGCAAGCGGTCAATCAGGACGAGCAGAAAGTTCAAGCTTGATACCAAGGAGGAGCTGAAACCATGGCCCTTTTGGTGGCCAAGGAAGGGGACAAAGGTCATTAACTACGTCTCGGTAAGACACCCACCGGCCCCCAGCCTCCCTCCGCGGTCTCCCttgcgcctctctctctctctctctctctctctctctcccccaccTACCGACTTATTATATTTCCCACTGCTGTTGTTTTCTTTACCTCATCAGCCTGCTGTTGTTTTGTCATCGGAACTGCGTGCATTGTTGCTGCCCACTCGCTGCATTCCCATGCAACGTCAGCCCTAATAATTTAAGGATGGTCATTCCTTttgaccaccaccacctcc
This genomic stretch from Musa acuminata AAA Group cultivar baxijiao chromosome BXJ3-9, Cavendish_Baxijiao_AAA, whole genome shotgun sequence harbors:
- the LOC103996981 gene encoding phospholipid-transporting ATPase 1 — encoded protein: MQGCCSSSSKLSLPLLPPMASTTTAADPQDARLIFVGDPDRSASPGSGFGASNAIRTTKYSLLTFVPRNLFEQFRRVAYIYFLALALLNQIPQLTVFGRQTAFVPLGTVLVLTAIKDAYEDYQRHRSDIAENNRLAAILPLHRPQATATVKKKWKEVRVGELVRVEANETLPCDMVLLGTSDPTGAAYVQTINLDGESNLKTRYAKVQTATLDPEALAGAILRCEPPDLNIYGFQATIELGDGPRIPLGPTNIVLRGCEIKNTSWVVGVAVYIGMETKVMLNSSGAPSKRSRLETRMNREIIVLAVIMIVLCSVIAICTVTWLHRNRDTLDTLPFYRKMDYSKVPPRVYLYNGLGLEMLFAFLKSIFSFQNFIPISLYISMEMSRVMQSFMMTRDKSMCHEATGNKLQCRALNINEDLGQIKYVFSDKTGTLTENKMVFQCASIYGVDYNDGVPLSPGEIAPHPAIGVGGEVLRPKVIVDTDRNLLRLLETGRDTEAGLHALDFFLALATCNTIVPQVVDTSDPGVKSIDYQGESPDEQALVYAAAAYGFVLIEKTSGHITIDVLGERQRFEVLGLHEFDSDRKRMSAVICCPDKSIKLFVKGADSAMFSILDKSFDSEIIQATEMHLHAYSSLGLRTLVIGMRDLSGTEFENWKLSYDKASTSLAGRADLLRDVAIKVESDIRILGATGIEDKLQQGVPEAIESLREAGIKVWVLTGDKQETAISIGYSCKLLSDDMTKIIINSHSKESCKQSLEDATSNCNQLTKLRTRTDEGGNDSARVLVALIIDGPTLFHILETELEDELYRLATSCDVVLCCRVAPLQKAGIVALMKKRTNDMTLSIGDGANDVSMIQMADVGVGISGQEGRQAVMASDFAMGQFRFLVPLLLVHGHWNYQRIGYMIRYNFYRNAVFVFMIYWYTFFSAVSLMNPINEISGLLFSAVYTALPTVMVGIYDQDLSRRTLLAYPELYGPGLRDEHYNLKLFILIMMDSIWQSLVIVFVPFYFYSESSLDEASLGDIWIISVVLLVNIHLAMDVFRWNWILIVTFLGVTSIAMGCIIAIDASPSAPGYWAINNLMATELFWLCLLCVVVFALLPRIVVKVFAAYIRPDDIQIAREIEKFAKQNNDSALEAPLQSSTDPQLENT